Proteins encoded within one genomic window of Saccharopolyspora pogona:
- a CDS encoding cupin domain-containing protein, with product MARTRAASSSGLADSSATGGFTGANLIRILAGGDGAHPHIHEKSAEVCYVLEGAMEILLDDRIETVGKGGFVVLPPGMPHAFAAPEDSAAEIFIYITPGVERFEFFRLLQRITREAEPESAPEAIQDRYDERFTRVGRRRSY from the coding sequence ATGGCCCGCACGAGGGCGGCATCCAGTTCCGGGCTGGCCGACAGCAGCGCGACCGGAGGCTTCACCGGCGCCAACCTGATCCGCATTTTGGCGGGCGGGGACGGGGCCCACCCGCACATCCACGAGAAGTCCGCCGAGGTGTGCTACGTCCTGGAAGGCGCAATGGAGATCCTGCTGGACGACCGGATCGAGACCGTCGGCAAGGGCGGTTTCGTGGTGTTACCGCCCGGCATGCCGCACGCGTTCGCGGCGCCCGAGGACTCCGCCGCGGAGATCTTCATCTACATCACGCCCGGCGTCGAGCGGTTCGAGTTCTTCCGCCTGCTGCAGCGAATCACTCGCGAGGCGGAACCGGAGTCGGCGCCGGAGGCGATCCAGGACCGGTACGACGAGCGCTTCACCCGTGTGGGACGCCGCCGGTCATATTGA
- a CDS encoding DUF397 domain-containing protein, whose translation MPEHTYSTWRKSGRSGSNGGNCVEVGFADTGRAVRDTKQAADPNRAMLEFNGNVFAAFLNRVKSGELD comes from the coding sequence ATGCCCGAACATACGTACAGCACATGGCGCAAGTCGGGCCGGTCGGGCAGCAACGGCGGCAACTGCGTCGAAGTTGGCTTCGCCGACACGGGTCGGGCTGTTCGAGACACCAAGCAGGCGGCCGACCCGAACCGGGCGATGCTGGAATTCAACGGGAACGTCTTCGCCGCCTTCCTGAACCGCGTGAAGTCCGGCGAACTCGACTGA
- a CDS encoding GNAT family N-acetyltransferase, whose amino-acid sequence MASAQELMRAQFARFAALDPQLPDTHHLPSDGEAIVARTAGGGTAAGLVARNTNPPGSAQSLWQAGEVFELFPIVGEQPQAGMDALLGTWREWLAAHASPGPNSSCMVVWPSRDAAATRAFLDHGFVPLSCLAVRPTAPVAYTKLSGTVKIRRAGPADVDAVVELTLSELEFAALVGTSAYRPDAPQLKRTAAHVRLHSSDPVWLAEQDGTPVAVAECGWVDTAKSPGSYRLQSGTWAYVNCVSVQEKLRGTGVGQQLMATAHNEFARAGAVGSFLYYNPPNPLSSVFWPRQGYRPLWTMWEVRPATALR is encoded by the coding sequence GTGGCGAGTGCACAGGAGTTGATGCGGGCCCAGTTCGCGCGGTTCGCCGCGCTGGATCCGCAGCTGCCGGACACCCACCACCTGCCGTCCGACGGCGAGGCGATCGTGGCCCGCACCGCCGGCGGCGGCACGGCCGCCGGGCTCGTAGCGCGCAACACCAATCCGCCGGGGTCGGCGCAGAGCCTCTGGCAGGCCGGTGAGGTGTTCGAACTCTTCCCGATCGTCGGCGAGCAGCCGCAGGCGGGCATGGACGCGCTGCTTGGGACCTGGCGCGAGTGGCTGGCGGCGCACGCCTCACCTGGCCCGAACTCGTCCTGCATGGTCGTGTGGCCGAGCCGGGACGCCGCCGCGACCAGGGCGTTCCTGGATCACGGCTTCGTTCCGCTGTCCTGCTTGGCCGTGCGCCCGACCGCGCCGGTCGCATATACGAAACTATCTGGTACCGTAAAAATACGTCGCGCCGGACCGGCCGACGTGGACGCCGTCGTCGAGCTCACGCTTTCCGAGCTCGAATTCGCCGCCCTGGTCGGCACATCGGCGTACCGACCCGACGCTCCGCAGCTGAAGCGGACCGCTGCGCACGTGCGCCTGCACTCCAGCGATCCCGTGTGGCTGGCGGAGCAGGACGGAACTCCGGTTGCGGTAGCGGAGTGCGGCTGGGTGGACACCGCTAAGTCCCCCGGCAGCTACCGGCTCCAGTCCGGCACGTGGGCGTACGTCAACTGCGTATCGGTGCAGGAGAAGCTCCGCGGAACCGGCGTCGGCCAACAACTGATGGCAACGGCGCACAACGAGTTCGCTCGCGCCGGAGCCGTCGGCAGCTTCCTGTACTACAACCCGCCCAACCCGTTGTCCTCGGTGTTCTGGCCCCGTCAGGGCTACCGGCCGCTGTGGACGATGTGGGAGGTGCGCCCGGCCACCGCGCTGCGCTGA
- a CDS encoding PaaI family thioesterase, translating to MTSDNDLFGAVMNDAGEQLTERMGIEIVEWDPDRVVATMPVAGNRQPYGLLHGGANAVLAETLGSIAAALHAGADRIAVGLELSCTHHRAATEGVVTGVATPVHRGRSTATFDIVITDQKDRRTCSARLTCVLRDQPPGQ from the coding sequence ATGACCAGCGACAACGACCTGTTTGGCGCGGTGATGAACGACGCCGGCGAGCAGCTCACCGAGCGGATGGGCATCGAAATCGTCGAATGGGACCCCGATCGGGTGGTCGCCACGATGCCGGTCGCGGGCAACCGCCAGCCCTACGGTCTGCTGCACGGCGGCGCGAACGCGGTGCTGGCCGAGACCCTCGGCTCCATCGCCGCCGCCCTGCACGCGGGCGCGGACCGGATCGCGGTCGGGCTCGAGTTGTCCTGCACCCACCACCGCGCGGCCACCGAGGGCGTGGTCACCGGCGTCGCGACGCCCGTGCACCGGGGCCGCTCGACGGCGACCTTCGACATCGTGATCACGGACCAGAAGGATCGGCGCACCTGCTCGGCGCGGCTGACCTGCGTCCTGCGCGACCAGCCCCCGGGACAGTGA
- a CDS encoding MerR family DNA-binding transcriptional regulator, whose amino-acid sequence MLGIGDFAQLTGLSAKALRVCDKQGLLKPAAVDPWSNYRCYTASQLELAVRLKALRAAGIGLAEVERALLGRREAAAVLEESRARQDTAQHWVGVVLLPVVDDDDEGATEHANAVFAALWQALAAEDNAPIAPFCSSMRSGSTEDEAEVLCCWAVARAVSAGWAISGWTVARGQVRAGLELVVGRRHDEDVPVVDPVVHPAVIVLLAEAQRRGADLNLVPMRPDRAARRDRRCERHGGRYPAAAGRDVSTGRECSVAMATPNTHGPERCAGSAPKNARGRQVLVALRHRELRMRIRSFVFCT is encoded by the coding sequence ATGCTCGGCATTGGGGATTTCGCGCAGCTGACCGGCCTGAGTGCGAAGGCGCTGCGGGTCTGCGACAAGCAGGGTCTGCTGAAGCCGGCCGCGGTGGACCCGTGGTCGAACTACCGGTGCTACACGGCGAGCCAGCTGGAGCTGGCGGTCCGGCTGAAGGCGTTGCGCGCGGCCGGCATCGGGCTGGCGGAGGTCGAGCGGGCGTTGCTCGGCCGCCGGGAAGCGGCCGCGGTGCTCGAAGAGAGCCGAGCGCGGCAGGACACCGCGCAGCACTGGGTGGGTGTGGTGCTGCTGCCGGTGGTCGACGATGACGACGAGGGCGCGACTGAACACGCGAACGCGGTGTTCGCCGCGTTGTGGCAGGCGTTGGCGGCGGAGGACAACGCGCCGATCGCGCCGTTCTGCTCGTCGATGCGGTCCGGGTCCACTGAGGACGAAGCCGAGGTGCTGTGTTGCTGGGCGGTCGCCCGGGCCGTGTCGGCGGGCTGGGCGATTTCCGGGTGGACTGTCGCGCGAGGGCAAGTTCGGGCAGGGTTGGAGCTCGTGGTGGGCCGGCGGCACGATGAAGACGTCCCGGTCGTCGACCCGGTGGTGCACCCGGCCGTTATCGTGCTGCTGGCCGAAGCGCAGCGGCGTGGGGCAGACCTGAACCTCGTGCCGATGCGCCCAGATCGGGCGGCTCGACGAGACCGGCGATGCGAGCGGCATGGAGGTCGCTATCCGGCTGCAGCCGGCCGCGACGTGAGCACAGGCCGTGAGTGTTCCGTTGCCATGGCGACCCCGAACACTCACGGCCCCGAACGCTGCGCTGGGAGTGCCCCGAAAAACGCGAGGGGACGTCAGGTTCTTGTCGCTCTGCGCCACCGGGAGCTTCGTATGCGTATTCGCTCATTCGTGTTTTGCACCTGA
- a CDS encoding zinc finger protein, which produces MPHPFRWAPADGERHASLDPAPHTGYPTGLVVKTLCERQLQVETGDIPWLWNTCPACDAKAHEIAQKPVPPTAGAR; this is translated from the coding sequence ATGCCACATCCGTTTCGCTGGGCGCCGGCCGACGGCGAACGCCACGCCAGCCTTGATCCCGCGCCTCACACCGGTTATCCGACTGGTCTGGTCGTCAAAACGCTGTGCGAGCGTCAATTGCAGGTTGAGACCGGCGATATCCCGTGGCTGTGGAACACCTGCCCGGCCTGCGATGCCAAGGCACATGAGATCGCGCAGAAACCGGTACCGCCTACGGCTGGTGCACGATGA
- a CDS encoding ANTAR domain-containing response regulator: MTTPAAEDTREAKPVERRVLVAEDEALIRLDLVEMLREEGYQVVGEAGDGQEAVRLAEELRPDLVILDVKMPKMDGIEAASNIAGERIAPVVILTAFSQRELVERARDAGAMAYLVKPFAKRDLVPAIELAVSRFAEVQALEAEVADLTERLEARKTIERAKGLLMNKHNLSEPESFRWLQRTAMDRRTTMKAVAQAVLENLS, from the coding sequence GTGACGACGCCGGCTGCCGAGGACACACGGGAGGCCAAGCCCGTCGAACGTCGCGTACTTGTGGCCGAGGACGAGGCGTTGATCAGGCTTGACCTGGTGGAGATGCTCCGCGAGGAGGGTTACCAAGTCGTCGGCGAGGCCGGGGACGGGCAGGAGGCCGTCCGGCTCGCCGAGGAGCTGCGCCCGGACCTGGTGATCCTGGACGTCAAGATGCCGAAAATGGACGGCATCGAGGCCGCCTCCAACATCGCCGGCGAGCGGATCGCGCCGGTGGTGATCCTGACGGCTTTCAGCCAGCGCGAGCTCGTCGAGCGGGCGCGGGACGCGGGCGCGATGGCCTACCTGGTGAAGCCGTTCGCCAAGCGCGACCTGGTGCCGGCCATCGAACTGGCGGTGTCCCGGTTCGCCGAGGTGCAGGCGCTGGAGGCGGAGGTCGCCGACCTGACCGAGCGTCTGGAGGCGCGCAAGACCATCGAGCGGGCCAAGGGCCTGCTGATGAACAAGCACAACCTCTCGGAGCCTGAGTCGTTCCGCTGGCTGCAGCGGACCGCGATGGACCGCCGCACCACGATGAAGGCAGTCGCCCAGGCGGTGCTGGAGAACCTCTCCTAG
- the polA gene encoding DNA polymerase I, giving the protein MHSEDRRLLLIDGHSMAYRAFYALPKENFQTGTGQHTNAVYGFTSMLINLLRDEQPTHLAVAFDVSRKTFRSETFTEYKANRSATPDEFRGQVSLIQDVLGALNIPVLSKESYEADDVIATLTTQATAADFKVSICTGDRDALQLVTDEVTVLYPTKGVSELTRFTPQAVEDKYGLTPQQYPDFAALRGDPSDNLPKIPGVGEKTVTKWIQQFGSLADLVDRVDEVKGKAGEALREHLASVLLNRQLTELVRDVPLESTPAELAVRAWDRDAVHRLFDDLEFRVLRDRLFATLSSAEPEVEEGFEISGGVVQPGQLAGWLDKHARNGNRVGLAFTGQWARGHGDLTGIALATADGNGAFVDVTALTAEDEQALAAWLADPATTKAAHDVKGPLHAIRDRGWTMAGLTSDTALAAYLVRPGQRSFELPDLVVRYLQRELRAEQGDDDGQLSLLEDEAETKEKAASTELVKARAVAELADALDAELDRIDSRGLLTDLELPLLVVLSKLEGAGIAVDSEQLAELGARFAARVKQAAQDAYGVIGKEINLGSPKQLQVVLFDELDMPKTKRTKTGYTTDAEALQTLYEKTEHPFLQHLLEHRDATRLKTTVDGLVKSISDDGRIHTTLNQTIAATGRLSSTDPNLQNIPIRTEEGRRIREVFVVGDGYAELMTADYSQIEMRIMAHLSGDEGLIEAFRTGEDLHNYVASRAFGVPIGEVGQELRRRVKAMSYGLAYGLSAYGLAQQLRISAEDAKAQMDAYFARFGRVRDYLREVVDQARKDGYTSTILGRRRYLPDLTSDNRQRREMAERMALNAPIQGSAADIIKVAMLGVHRALRDNDMRSRMLLQVHDELIIEVAADERAEVEKLVREQMGSAYQLDVPLEVSVGVGRSWDAAAH; this is encoded by the coding sequence ATGCATTCCGAGGACCGACGCCTGCTGCTCATCGACGGCCACTCGATGGCCTACCGCGCCTTCTACGCCCTCCCGAAGGAGAACTTCCAGACCGGCACGGGCCAGCACACCAACGCGGTCTACGGCTTCACCTCGATGCTGATCAACCTGCTCCGCGACGAGCAGCCCACGCACCTCGCGGTCGCCTTCGACGTCTCCCGCAAGACCTTCCGCAGCGAGACCTTCACCGAGTACAAGGCCAACCGCAGCGCCACGCCGGACGAGTTCCGCGGCCAGGTCAGCCTGATCCAGGATGTCCTCGGCGCACTGAACATCCCGGTGCTGAGCAAGGAGAGCTACGAGGCCGACGACGTCATCGCGACGCTGACCACGCAGGCCACCGCGGCGGACTTCAAGGTCTCGATCTGCACCGGTGACCGGGACGCGCTGCAGTTGGTCACCGACGAAGTCACCGTGCTGTACCCGACGAAGGGCGTTTCGGAGCTCACCCGCTTCACGCCGCAGGCCGTCGAGGACAAATACGGCCTGACGCCGCAGCAGTACCCGGACTTCGCGGCGCTGCGCGGCGACCCGTCGGATAACCTGCCGAAGATCCCGGGGGTTGGGGAGAAGACCGTCACCAAGTGGATCCAGCAGTTCGGTTCGCTGGCCGATCTGGTGGACCGAGTCGACGAGGTCAAGGGCAAGGCCGGTGAGGCGCTGCGCGAGCACCTGGCGTCGGTGCTGCTCAACCGGCAGCTGACCGAGCTGGTCCGCGACGTCCCGTTGGAGTCGACGCCGGCCGAGCTGGCGGTGCGGGCCTGGGACCGCGACGCGGTGCACCGGCTGTTCGACGACCTGGAGTTCCGGGTGCTGCGCGACCGGCTGTTCGCGACGCTGTCCAGCGCCGAGCCGGAGGTCGAGGAGGGCTTCGAGATCTCCGGCGGCGTCGTGCAGCCCGGCCAGCTGGCGGGGTGGCTGGACAAGCACGCCCGCAACGGCAACCGGGTGGGGCTGGCCTTCACCGGGCAGTGGGCCCGGGGGCACGGCGACCTGACCGGTATCGCACTGGCCACCGCCGACGGCAACGGGGCGTTCGTCGACGTCACGGCCCTGACCGCGGAGGACGAGCAGGCGCTGGCGGCCTGGCTGGCGGACCCGGCGACGACGAAGGCGGCGCACGACGTCAAGGGGCCGCTGCACGCCATCCGCGACCGAGGCTGGACGATGGCGGGCCTGACCAGCGACACCGCACTGGCGGCCTACCTGGTGCGGCCCGGGCAGCGGTCCTTCGAGCTGCCGGACCTGGTGGTCCGCTACCTGCAGCGCGAGCTGCGCGCGGAGCAAGGCGACGACGACGGGCAGCTGTCGCTGCTGGAGGACGAGGCGGAGACCAAGGAGAAGGCCGCCTCGACCGAGCTGGTGAAGGCGCGCGCGGTGGCCGAGCTGGCCGACGCGCTGGACGCGGAGCTGGACCGCATCGACAGCCGCGGGCTGCTCACCGACCTGGAGCTGCCGCTGCTGGTGGTGCTAAGCAAGCTGGAGGGCGCGGGCATCGCGGTCGACTCGGAGCAGCTGGCCGAGCTGGGTGCGCGCTTCGCGGCCCGGGTCAAGCAGGCCGCGCAGGACGCCTACGGCGTGATCGGCAAGGAGATCAACCTCGGCTCGCCGAAGCAGCTGCAGGTGGTGCTCTTCGACGAGCTGGACATGCCGAAGACCAAGCGCACCAAGACCGGTTACACCACCGACGCCGAGGCGCTGCAGACGCTGTACGAGAAGACCGAGCACCCGTTCCTGCAGCACCTGCTGGAGCACCGCGACGCCACCCGGCTGAAGACCACTGTAGACGGTCTGGTGAAGTCCATTTCGGACGACGGGCGGATCCACACCACGCTGAACCAGACCATCGCGGCGACCGGCCGGCTGTCCTCGACGGACCCGAACCTGCAGAACATCCCGATCCGCACCGAGGAGGGCCGCCGGATCCGGGAGGTCTTCGTCGTCGGCGACGGTTACGCCGAGCTGATGACCGCCGACTACAGCCAGATCGAGATGCGCATCATGGCGCACCTCTCCGGCGACGAGGGGCTCATCGAGGCCTTCCGCACCGGCGAGGACCTGCACAACTACGTCGCCTCCCGGGCCTTCGGGGTGCCGATCGGCGAGGTCGGCCAGGAGCTGCGTCGCCGGGTCAAGGCGATGTCCTACGGGCTGGCCTACGGCCTGTCGGCCTACGGGTTGGCGCAGCAGCTGCGGATCTCCGCCGAGGACGCGAAGGCGCAGATGGACGCCTACTTCGCCCGCTTCGGCCGCGTCCGCGACTACCTGCGGGAGGTCGTGGACCAGGCGCGCAAGGACGGCTACACCTCGACGATCCTGGGACGCCGCCGCTACTTGCCGGACCTGACCAGCGACAACCGGCAGCGGCGGGAGATGGCGGAGCGGATGGCGCTCAACGCGCCGATCCAGGGCAGCGCGGCCGACATCATCAAGGTCGCGATGCTGGGCGTGCACCGGGCGTTGCGGGACAACGACATGCGCTCGCGGATGCTGCTGCAGGTGCACGACGAACTGATCATCGAGGTCGCCGCCGACGAGCGGGCTGAGGTGGAGAAGCTGGTGCGCGAGCAGATGGGTTCGGCCTACCAGCTGGACGTGCCGCTGGAGGTCTCCGTCGGCGTCGGCCGCTCCTGGGACGCCGCCGCGCACTGA
- a CDS encoding VOC family protein, giving the protein MISIDRVDHLVLTVADVDRAVEFYEQILGMTPVAFPGERRAVSFGRQTIKLHAASELVEPTATHPVPGSANLCFVTANALSEVQEHLRANEVRIEEGPVSRIGAEGSITSLYLRDPDGNLIEIARYDEPVEVSPAD; this is encoded by the coding sequence ATGATCAGCATCGACAGAGTCGACCACCTGGTCCTCACCGTCGCCGATGTCGATCGGGCAGTGGAGTTCTACGAGCAGATCCTCGGCATGACGCCGGTGGCGTTCCCAGGCGAGCGCCGAGCGGTGAGCTTCGGTCGGCAGACGATCAAGCTGCACGCGGCCAGCGAACTGGTGGAGCCGACCGCGACGCACCCGGTGCCTGGCTCGGCCAACCTGTGCTTCGTCACGGCCAACGCGCTCTCCGAGGTCCAGGAGCACCTGCGCGCCAACGAGGTGCGCATCGAGGAAGGCCCGGTCAGCCGGATCGGCGCGGAGGGCTCGATCACCTCGCTGTACCTGCGCGACCCGGACGGCAACCTGATCGAGATCGCCCGCTACGACGAGCCCGTCGAGGTGTCTCCCGCCGATTAG
- a CDS encoding replication-relaxation family protein, with product MTDRDRRILGLLGEHKVLTTQQIATAEFASLRRAQDRLAQLRRLGVLFSFRESYRDGGTSQTRFALGYLGARAIAAQRAEKPPTRPAHQRMLERLAWWPQLDHQLGVNGFFCDLAGYARNDAGEATSSGSDVDACGLRQWWSEQRCTGFFWNSTVKLRPDGYGCWAERGRWVRFFLEYDTGTETLSKVTRKIADYGTFPTDSFGILLFSVHSARRELALRQALQRAVGTAPPPLAIATTPRDQAHLDSPAGPVWALWNPGTGDTVQRRYRLAELPQRGPYIEPHAPWLGQPYSEAAFDPMDRELVGLAEIRPPATAPADPPIHDTRGGGLDAEVMLYDDGLHDEY from the coding sequence CTGACTGATCGGGACCGTCGAATTCTGGGTCTGCTGGGGGAGCACAAGGTGCTGACCACTCAGCAGATCGCGACGGCGGAGTTCGCGTCGTTGCGTCGCGCGCAGGATCGGCTGGCGCAGTTGCGCAGGCTGGGCGTGTTGTTCAGTTTCCGTGAGTCTTACCGCGATGGCGGCACCAGTCAGACGCGGTTCGCGCTCGGTTACCTGGGAGCACGCGCCATTGCCGCACAGCGTGCCGAGAAACCACCGACGCGGCCCGCGCATCAGCGGATGCTGGAACGGCTGGCGTGGTGGCCCCAGCTCGACCACCAGCTCGGTGTCAACGGATTCTTCTGCGACCTGGCGGGGTATGCCCGCAACGACGCGGGCGAGGCCACGAGCAGCGGCAGCGATGTGGACGCGTGCGGGTTGAGGCAGTGGTGGTCGGAACAGCGGTGCACCGGGTTTTTCTGGAACAGCACGGTGAAGCTGCGTCCGGATGGATACGGCTGCTGGGCCGAGCGCGGGCGTTGGGTGCGGTTCTTCCTCGAATACGACACAGGCACCGAGACGCTGTCGAAGGTCACGCGCAAGATCGCCGACTACGGCACGTTTCCGACTGATTCCTTTGGCATCCTGCTGTTCTCGGTCCACTCGGCGAGACGGGAACTCGCGCTGCGGCAGGCGCTCCAGCGAGCGGTCGGTACCGCACCTCCGCCGCTGGCGATTGCCACCACCCCGCGAGACCAGGCGCATCTCGACAGCCCAGCCGGCCCGGTGTGGGCGTTGTGGAACCCAGGGACGGGCGACACAGTGCAGCGGCGCTACCGGTTGGCGGAGTTGCCGCAGCGAGGTCCATACATCGAGCCGCATGCACCGTGGCTGGGGCAGCCCTACAGCGAGGCCGCCTTCGACCCCATGGACCGGGAACTTGTGGGACTGGCCGAAATCCGGCCACCCGCTACCGCGCCCGCGGACCCACCGATACACGACACGCGAGGAGGCGGCCTGGATGCCGAGGTGATGCTCTACGACGACGGCCTTCATGACGAGTACTAG
- a CDS encoding amino acid permease: MVDETKVESAAGGAEDAGLRRSLKNRHLQMIALGGIIGASLFIGSGAVISTVGPAAVLSYAVGGLIVVLVMRILGEMATAAPTLGSFMEYARTSLGNWAGFTIGWLYWYYWVGVVAFEAVVGAELLNPLVPVVPQWVISLLLMLLLTATNLVSVRSFGETEFWLASIKVITIVIFLVCGTVFVLGLWPGAEFSVGNIALDGFVANGGFAVLHGVVIVVFSYFGTEIVTIVSAESNEPERAVAKATKAVVWRVLLFYVGSVTLLVMITPWQEIPTEGSPYAAAFARFGLPAAEVVVNVVVFTAVISVLNSGLYTSSRMLFALQRRGFAPSWVRDINRRGVPWKAILLSTLVGYVAVAASYVSPDTIFYFIINSAGAVALFIYGMIALSQLRMRRRLEQEAPERLKLKMWLFPYLTWATLVVIVVVVVAMGAIEEVRSQLTLSLVSLAGILLVYVLFVRRRVAKA; encoded by the coding sequence ATGGTCGACGAAACCAAGGTCGAGTCCGCTGCGGGCGGTGCCGAGGACGCCGGGCTGCGGCGGAGCCTGAAGAACCGCCACCTCCAGATGATCGCGCTCGGCGGCATCATCGGCGCCAGCCTGTTCATCGGTAGCGGGGCGGTGATCTCCACCGTCGGGCCCGCGGCCGTGCTGTCGTACGCGGTCGGCGGATTGATCGTCGTGCTCGTGATGCGGATACTCGGCGAGATGGCGACGGCGGCGCCGACGCTCGGGTCGTTCATGGAGTACGCGCGGACCTCGTTGGGCAACTGGGCGGGGTTCACCATCGGCTGGTTGTACTGGTACTACTGGGTCGGCGTGGTCGCCTTCGAGGCCGTCGTCGGCGCCGAGTTGCTCAACCCGTTGGTGCCCGTCGTGCCGCAGTGGGTCATCTCGCTGTTGCTGATGTTGTTGCTCACCGCCACGAACCTCGTTTCGGTGCGGTCGTTCGGCGAGACCGAGTTCTGGCTGGCGTCCATCAAGGTCATCACGATCGTGATCTTCCTGGTGTGCGGGACGGTTTTCGTGCTCGGGCTCTGGCCGGGCGCCGAGTTCTCGGTCGGCAATATCGCGCTCGACGGGTTCGTCGCCAACGGCGGCTTCGCCGTGCTGCACGGCGTGGTCATCGTGGTCTTCTCCTACTTCGGCACGGAGATCGTGACCATCGTGTCCGCGGAGTCGAACGAGCCGGAGCGGGCGGTCGCCAAGGCGACCAAGGCGGTCGTGTGGCGGGTGCTGCTGTTCTACGTCGGTTCGGTGACCCTGCTGGTCATGATCACGCCGTGGCAGGAGATCCCTACCGAAGGCAGCCCGTACGCCGCGGCTTTCGCCCGGTTCGGATTGCCCGCCGCGGAGGTCGTGGTGAACGTGGTCGTGTTCACCGCCGTGATCTCGGTGCTCAACTCCGGGCTCTACACCTCCTCCCGGATGCTCTTCGCCTTGCAGCGGCGGGGTTTCGCGCCGAGCTGGGTGCGCGACATCAATCGCCGCGGCGTGCCGTGGAAGGCGATCCTGCTGTCCACATTGGTCGGTTACGTCGCTGTTGCGGCGAGTTACGTCTCGCCGGACACGATCTTCTACTTCATCATCAACTCCGCCGGGGCGGTCGCGCTGTTCATCTACGGGATGATCGCGCTCTCGCAGCTCCGGATGCGCCGGCGGTTGGAGCAGGAGGCGCCGGAGCGGCTGAAGTTGAAGATGTGGCTTTTCCCCTACTTGACGTGGGCCACGTTGGTCGTGATCGTCGTGGTGGTGGTCGCCATGGGTGCCATCGAGGAGGTCCGTTCGCAGCTCACGCTGAGTTTGGTCAGCCTCGCCGGGATCCTGCTGGTCTACGTGCTGTTCGTGCGGCGCCGGGTGGCGAAGGCTTGA
- a CDS encoding LysR substrate-binding domain-containing protein has translation MSSAAELELLPLWTDPVCAVVPAWHPLADEDVLRPEQIAELPLRLAARDANPPFRDLITTVLRDAGAELPVGPPFTHLQGTLADIATDPTASWTGSTAPVTCHRPSTSRFVRWRRREHASLVVPPGPAGPALRLLLDSFRG, from the coding sequence ATGTCGTCGGCCGCAGAGCTGGAACTCCTCCCGCTCTGGACGGACCCGGTATGCGCGGTGGTTCCCGCGTGGCACCCGTTGGCCGACGAGGACGTCCTGCGCCCGGAGCAGATCGCCGAGTTGCCGCTGCGCCTCGCAGCCCGCGACGCCAACCCGCCGTTCCGCGACCTGATCACCACGGTGCTGCGCGACGCAGGAGCCGAACTTCCGGTCGGGCCGCCGTTTACGCACCTGCAGGGCACGCTCGCCGACATCGCGACCGACCCCACCGCATCGTGGACCGGTTCTACCGCGCCGGTGACCTGCCACCGGCCCAGCACGTCGCGATTCGTCCGCTGGCGGCGTCGAGAGCACGCGTCGCTGGTGGTGCCGCCGGGCCCGGCGGGGCCGGCGTTAAGGCTGTTGCTGGACAGCTTCCGCGGGTGA
- a CDS encoding helix-turn-helix domain-containing protein, which yields MLRQLRHESGKTVKDAAAWLGMGESNVSKIEKAKQTIKAQTVRALCQLYDVDASKVDYLLKLAAEASQRGWWTAYRDTVPEWFRQFVGLEADALDLWNYEAEHVPGLLQTEGYVRALLRANRADMRDDEVHRQVHLRRERQQRLDGGQPPRLHFFLNEAVIRRPVGGPEVMAEQYAHLIKCSKLDHIELRIVPFSAGSHPAMLGSFVMMQFPEEDAPAFVYVEHERGAIYQEDPGDIDRYTVIVAELDRLSLSPDDSREMLKEAANE from the coding sequence ATGCTCCGGCAGCTCCGCCACGAGTCCGGCAAGACGGTCAAGGACGCCGCCGCGTGGCTTGGCATGGGCGAGTCCAACGTCAGCAAGATCGAGAAGGCGAAGCAGACGATCAAGGCGCAGACGGTTCGGGCGCTCTGCCAGCTCTACGATGTCGACGCTTCGAAGGTCGATTACCTGCTGAAACTGGCGGCTGAGGCGAGTCAACGCGGCTGGTGGACGGCGTACCGCGACACCGTTCCCGAGTGGTTCCGGCAATTTGTCGGGCTCGAAGCCGACGCCCTCGACCTGTGGAACTACGAAGCCGAACACGTTCCCGGGCTGTTGCAGACAGAAGGATACGTTCGGGCGCTTCTGCGGGCTAACCGCGCCGACATGCGAGATGACGAAGTCCACCGTCAGGTGCACCTGCGGCGTGAGCGGCAACAACGGCTCGACGGAGGCCAGCCGCCGCGGCTTCACTTCTTTCTCAATGAGGCGGTCATCCGCCGGCCTGTCGGTGGCCCGGAAGTGATGGCTGAGCAGTACGCACACCTGATCAAGTGCTCGAAGCTCGATCACATCGAGCTTCGGATCGTGCCGTTCTCCGCCGGATCCCACCCGGCCATGCTCGGATCCTTCGTCATGATGCAGTTCCCGGAGGAGGACGCTCCCGCATTCGTTTACGTCGAGCACGAACGCGGCGCGATCTACCAGGAAGACCCCGGAGACATCGACCGCTATACGGTCATCGTGGCTGAGCTGGATCGGCTCTCGTTGAGTCCCGACGACTCACGCGAGATGCTGAAGGAGGCAGCCAATGAGTGA